A genome region from Rutidosis leptorrhynchoides isolate AG116_Rl617_1_P2 unplaced genomic scaffold, CSIRO_AGI_Rlap_v1 contig100, whole genome shotgun sequence includes the following:
- the LOC139880984 gene encoding LOW QUALITY PROTEIN: ornithine aminotransferase, mitochondrial-like (The sequence of the model RefSeq protein was modified relative to this genomic sequence to represent the inferred CDS: inserted 2 bases in 2 codons; deleted 4 bases in 4 codons), producing the protein MASSATKRPVQKLLTGVFKFALFSGRRSYRAVAEEASAAASSQQLMNXESEYSAHNYHPVPIVFSRAKGSSVWDPEGNKYIDFLAAYSAVNQGHCHPRIMKALKDQVERLTLSSRAFYNDKFPVFAKRLTSMFGYDMVLPMNTGAEGVETALKLSRKWGYEKKNIPKDEAMIVSCCGCFHGRTLGVISMSCDNEATRXFGPLLPGHLKVDFGDKVALEKIFKENGDRIAGFLFEPIQGEAGVVIPPDGYLKAVRDLCSKYNILMIADEIQSGLARSGRMLACDWEEVRPDVVILGKALGGGVMPVSAVLADRDVMLCFRPGEHGSTFGGNPLASAVAIASLDVLKEEKLAERSDQLGEELRKQLVKVQQKFPEYIKEVRGRGLFNAIEFSNKRIVPLSAYDICLKLKERGVLAKPTHDTIVRLTPPLCMDELQVASKALQDVLQMDLPEMRKAQTRKESHGTASAVCDRCGRKS; encoded by the exons ATGGCATCTTCTGCAACAAAGAGACCGGTGCAGAAACTGTTGACCGGAGTTTTCAAA TTTGCTCTGTTTTCTGGTCGGAGAAGCTACCGTGCCGTCGCCGAAGAAGCCTCGGCTGCTGCTTCATCTCAACAACTCATGA TGGAATCAGAATACAGTGCTCAcaa CTACCACCCTGTCCCGATTGTATTCTCTCGGGCAAAGGGATCGTCTGTCTGGGATCCAGAAGGGAACAAATACATAGATTTCCTGGCTGCTTATTCGGCAGTTAATCAG GGACATTGTCATCCAAGGATCATGAAAGCATTGAAAGATCAGGTGGAGAGGCTGACACTCAGCTCGAGAGCCTTTTACAATGACAAATTTCCGGTATTCGCCAAGCGTCTAACAAGTATGTTTGGCTATGACATGGTGCTGCCTATGAACACTGGTGCAGAAGGAGTTGAAACAGCTCTCAAGTTATCTAGGAAATGGGGTTACGAGAAGAAAAATATCCCAAAAGATGAG GCTATGATTGTCTCTTGCTGTGGATGCTTCCATGGTCGTACATTGGGTGTCATCTCCATGAGTTGTGATAATGAGGCTACTC GTTTTGGACCCTTGTTGCCTGGCCATCTTAAAGTTGATTTTGGCGACAAAGTTGCACTCGAGAAAATTTTCAAAG AAAATGGAGACCGAATAGCTGGATTTCTTTTTGAACCAATCCAAGGAGAGGCTGGA GTTGTTATTCCCCCAGATGGTTATTTAAAAGCCGTGAGAGATCTCTGCTCAAAATATAACATTTTAATGATTGCTGATGAAATACAAAGTGGCTTGGCTCGGTCTGGAAGGATGCTGGCTTGTGATTGGGAAGAAGTCCGTCCTGATGTAGTG ATCCTAGGAAAAGCATTAGGAGGTGGGGTTATGCCTGTGAGTGCTGTTCTGGCCGACCGAGATGTT ATGCTTTGCTTTCGGCCTGGAGAACATGGAAG CACATTTGGAGGAAATCCTCTTGCCAGTGCAGTTGCGATTGCTTCCCTAGATGTGCTCAAAGAAGAGAAACTTGCAGAAAG ATCGGATCAGCTGGGAGAAGAGCTTCGGAAACAGTTAGTTAAGGTTCAGCAAAAGTTTCCAGAATACATAAAGGAAGTTCGAGGAAGAGGACTATTCAATGCCATAGAATTCAGCAACAAAAGAATTGTCCCCCTG TCGGCTTACGATATTTGTCTTAAATTGAAGGAGAGAGGAGTTCTTGCTAAGCCAACTCACGATACCATCGTT CGATTGACGCCTCCACTTT GTATGGATGAGCTCCAGGTAGCTTCAAAGGCATTGCAGGATGTTCTACAAATGGATCTACCAGAGATGCGAAAAGCCCAAACCAGAAAGGAATCCCACGGAACTGCTTCGGCAGTTTGTGATCGTTGCGGGCGAAAATCGTAA